A stretch of the Phyllopteryx taeniolatus isolate TA_2022b chromosome 5, UOR_Ptae_1.2, whole genome shotgun sequence genome encodes the following:
- the sema7a gene encoding semaphorin-7A, whose translation MKLIQSLFLSFLAHFQWTLNVSSEDTPTFGSKNIPRLLRKDVIQGRFDFPVYQNHTVLFYHEDSGEFYIGGTNFVFKLDLDRFQIIKEIRLEATREEHSQEGPCENVITVIKKFGDSLFVCGTNGHRPHCWKLASSLADVIEDQDGTGISPFTHTQNSLSLRVEGDLYAVAPLNTDGSYLQFRRKAGRRANVWMYDSWVSEPTFVSASWVKRKDDPENEKIFIFFREKNSDQNPEADPWISRVARVCKTDEGGSKRFFQNTWTSFLKARLVCGFPEHSLYFNHLQDVYIQHAEDWRHTRVYALFTSSWNATAVCSYSMQTIEGIFDNSTFKGYDKAVPEPRPGTCVRNSRLLPLATISVVRDHPEMSDWVHSVHYTTPFYVSNNNFTKLAVDRVQAADRRVYSVLLLATDSGKIHKILESGSEPFIISQTQIPSLSSIQSMKLDSKKKKLVVSFAEKIIVLDLRSCDMYNKSCADCVLARDPYCSWTTSGCTPTVPGGIQNIFDGKTSVCSASTSEHSQLNRTRRNAASPVDVDLTLPLVPVGVPYYLTCPIDSYHAVYTWKYGDQISPCLQMHSNCLLLMSAMTPTSYGSYECISEERDYVNVVKRYHLTERVDQCTKADRGKASAVAAQTLWTTLGLSVSLFSN comes from the exons ATGAAGCTGATTCAAAGTCTCTTCCTGTCTTTTctggcacattttcaatggaccCTCAATGTCAGCTCAGAGGACACGCCAACATTTGGATCTAAGAATATTCCCAGACTTCTGCGCAAAG ATGTCATCCAAGGAAGATTTGACTTCCCTGTTTATCAAAACcacactgttttattttatcatgaAGACTCCGGGGAGTTTTACATAGGAGGGACAAACTTTGTGTTCAAGCTTGACTTGGATCGCTTTCAAATCATTAAG GAAATCCGTCTGGAGGCCACAAGGGAAGAGCATAGCCAAGAG GGTCCTTGTGAAAATGTCATCACTGTCATCAAGAAGTTTGGAGACAGTCTGTTTGTCTGCGGGACCAACGGACACAGGCCTCACTGCTGGAAGCTTGCAAGTTCT TTGGCTGACGTGATAGAGGATCAAGACGGGACGGGGATCTCTCCGTTTACGCACACACAGAACTCACTGTCTCTCAGAGTTG AGGGGGATCTATACGCTGTGGCACCGCTGAATACTGATGGAAGCTACTTGCAGTTCAGAAGGAAAGCCGGCAGAAGAGCCAACGTCTGGATGTATGACAGTTGGGTTTCAG AGCCCACATTTGTGTCTGCCTCCTGGGTGAAGCGAAAAGACGACCCCGAGAATGAAAAGATTTTCATCTTTTTCCGCGAAAAGAACTCTGATCAAAACCCAGAGGCCGATCCGTGGATTTCCAGAGTGGCCAGAGTTTGTAAG ACTGATGAAGGCGGATCAAAGCGATTTTTCCAGAACACGTGGACATCTTTTCTCAAGGCTCGACTGGTCTGCGGCTTCCCAGAACATTCCCTGTATTTCAACCATCTGCAGGACGTCTACATACAACACGCAGAAGACTGGCGGCACACAAGGGTCTATGCCCTCTTCACCAGCAGCTG GAACGCCACTGCAGTTTGTAGTTATTCCATGCAGACTATTGAAGGCATTTTTGACAACTCCACCTTCAAAGGCTATGACAAGGCTGTTCCAGAACCAAGGCCAGGAACT TGTGTGCGCAACAGCCGCCTATTGCCGCTGGCCACCATCAGCGTGGTGAGGGATCATCCCGAAATGAGCGACTGGGTCCACTCTGTACACTACACGACTCCGTTCTACGTCAGCAACAACAACTTCACCAAGTTAGCCGTGGACCGCGTCCAGGCGGCGGATCGGCGTGTGTACAGTGTTCTCCTGCTAGCCACTG ACTCTGGGAAGATCCATAAAATTCTAGAGTCGGGATCCGAACCTTTCATCATCTCCCAAACACAAATCCCCAGTCTGTCCAGCATACAGTCGATGAAACTTGACTCCAAAAAG AAAAAACTAGTGGTGAGTTTTGCAGAGAAAATCATTGTGTTAGACCTCCGGAGTTGCGATATGTATAACAAATCCTGCGCAGACTGCGTTCTGGCTCGGGACCCCTATTGTTCCTGGACTACATCTGGATGCACCCCAACTGTCCC TGGGggcattcaaaatatttttgatggGAAAACAAGTGTGTGCTCCGCATCAACATCAG aACATAGTCAATTAAACCGGACGAGAAGGAACGCTGCATCGCCCGTAGACGTGGATTTAACTCTGCCCCTTGTGCCCGTGGGTGTCCCTTATTACCTGACGTGCCCAATTGACTCTTACCACGCCGTCTACACGTGGAAATACGGAGACCAGATCAGTCCTTGTCTACAGATGCACTCCAACTGCCTCCTCCTCATGTCCGCCATGACCCCCACGAGCTACGGCAGCTACGAGTGCATCTCGGAAGAGAGGGACTACGTCAATGTGGTGAAGAGATATCATCTCACGGAGCGAGTCGACCAATGTACCAAGGCCGACCGAGGTAAAGCATCAGCCGTAGCAGCCCAGACATTGTGGACCACACTTGGACTTAGTGTTTCGCTGTTTTCAAACTGA
- the islr2 gene encoding LOW QUALITY PROTEIN: immunoglobulin superfamily containing leucine-rich repeat protein 2 (The sequence of the model RefSeq protein was modified relative to this genomic sequence to represent the inferred CDS: inserted 1 base in 1 codon) has product MASRLAALLALWSTLLASVRCCPEQCTCQDKFAHQFADCAYKDLLTVPVGLPSNVTTVGLSANKIKSLESKSFVNITQVTSLWLAHNEIVSIEMDTLAPLVQLRNLDISYNKIVTFPWEDLLNLTALQLLKMNNNEMVNLPKDAFSTLKDLRSLRINNNKFTTIVQGTFEALTSMSHLQIYNNPFLCACSLEWLRDWIATTKISVPEPSSILCEAPEHLKGVMVTKIPKLDCQAPVVTITFQPDIGITELVEGLTVVLNCETKGSPKPLVSWEVIAGSQNFLFPLPSMGEANNLPVNDKTTNSRFQVFQNGTLVVPRLTKKEDGNYTCLAVNDLGKAESTVKLSPAVSKKHATADSTVDKIRPSLNKPTHPKSSKNNVINWTKGDDRTKIRPDGPSDKQDGAHEEGVSKDPLFTSKCGVRDGSEYVSNHAFNMSLDDLKQYTFDFGVIALEVSETEAKVKLNPLQLARSKSNLHLSQSDDADTVVREPVGLYQSSSGKAGPDMLYICVDTGNGHSLIKWSNIEEGVNSYHFTGLHPGTNYTLCLTYGGQDCQVQVVFTTRKKIPSLLIIVVVSIFLLGLATVPLLGATCCHLLYKYQGKTYKLIMKAHNPDQVEKQMAGDFDRRTSFVESEXTFNPSEMEGEGEPTEGEGDADGSVATESIHGSSSKTNQEEFEVGSEYSDRLPLGAEAVNIAEEINGNYKQPSR; this is encoded by the exons ATGGCGTCGAGGCTCGCGGCGCTCCTGGCTTTGTGGAGCACGCTGCTGGCGAGCGTGCGCTGCTGCCCAGAGCAGTGCACTTGCCAGGACAAATTTGCTCACCAGTTTGCCGACTGCGCTTACAAAGACCTGCTGACCGTGCCCGTGGGTCTGCCGTCCAACGTCACCACCGTGGGCCTGTCGGCCAACAAGATCAAGTCACTGGAAAGCAAAAGCTTCGTCAACATCACCCAGGTCACCTCTCTCTGGCTGGCCCACAATGAGATCGTATCCATCGAGATGGACACTCTGGCCCCCCTGGTTCAACTCCGCAACCTGGACATCAGCTACAACAAAATAGTCACCTTCCCATGGGAGGACCTGCTGAATCTGACCGCCTTGCAGCTtctgaaaatgaacaacaacgAGATGGTGAACCTCCCCAAGGACGCCTTCTCCACGCTCAAAGACCTGCGCTCACTGcgcatcaacaacaacaagttcACCACCATCGTTCAGGGCACCTTCGAAGCTCTCACTTCCATGTCCCACCTGCAGATCTACAACAACCCCTTCTTGTGCGCCTGCAGCCTGGAGTGGCTCAGGGACTGGATCGCCACGACCAAGATCTCTGTTCCTGAGCCCAGTTCGATTCTGTGCGAGGCCCCTGAGCACCTGAAGGGTGTCATGGTTACAAAAATACCCAAACTGGACTGTCAGGCTCCCGTTGTCACGATAACCTTCCAGCCCGATATTGGCATCACGGAGCTAGTTGAGGGTTTAACGGTGGTCTTGAACTGCGAAACCAAGGGAAGTCCCAAACCACTGGTTAGCTGGGAGGTGATCGCAGGGAGTCAGAATTTTCTGTTCCCTTTGCCCTCCATGGGCGAGGCCAACAACTTGCCCGTCAACGACAAGACCACCAACAGTCGCTTCCAGGTTTTTCAAAACGGCACCCTCGTCGTCCCTCGCCTGACTAAAAAGGAAGATGGGAATTACACCTGCCTGGCAGTGAACGATTTGGGCAAAGCCGAGAGCACGGTGAAACTGTCCCCGGCAGTGAGCAAAAAACATGCAACGGCGGACTCCACGGTGGACAAGATCCGTCCGTCCCTCAACAAGCCCACTCATCCCAAGAGCTCCAAAAACAACGTGATCAACTGGACCAAGGGCGACGACAGGACCAAGATCAGACCCGACGGTCCCTCAGACAAACAAGACGGCGCCCATGAGGAGGGGGTTTCTAAAGACCCCTTGTTCACGAGCAAGTGCGGCGTGCGAGACGGCAGCGAGTACGTCTCCAACCACGCCTTCAACATGAGCCTGGATGACCTCAAGCAGTACACCTTCGATTTCGGCGTCATCGCCCTGGAGGTGTCCGAGACGGAGGCCAAGGTCAAGCTGAATCCGCTGCAGCTCGCCCGCAGCAAATCCAACCTTCACCTGAGCCAAAGCGACGACGCGGACACGGTGGTTAGGGAGCCAGTGGGCCTGTACCAGTCGTCCTCCGGGAAGGCCGGCCCAGACATGCTCTACATCTGCGTGGACACCGGAAACGGACACTCCCTCATCAAGTGGTCCAACATCGAAGAGGGAGTCAACTCCTATCACTTCACCGGATTACACCCCGGCACCAATTACACACTTTGTCTCACCTATGGCGGCCAGGATTGTCAAGTCCAAGTGGTCTTCACGACCAGGAAGAAAATCCCCTCTCTTCTCATCATAGTGGTGGTGAGCATCTTCCTCCTGGGCCTGGCCACAGTGCCCCTGCTGGGGGCCACCTGCTGCCACCTTCTGTACAAATACCAAGGGAAGACCTACAAGCTCATCATGAAGGCGCACAATCCCGATCAGGTGGAGAAGCAAATGGCCGGCGACTTCGATCGCAGGACGTCCTTCGTGGAATCAG AGACCTTCAACCCCAGCGAGATGGAGGGGGAGGGAGAGCCCACCGAGGGAGAGGGTGATGCCGACGGCAGCGTGGCGACGGAATCCATCCACGGGTCTTCATCCAAGACCAACCAGGAGGAGTTCGAGGTAGGCTCCGAGTATAGTGACAGACTACCGCTGGGGGCGGAGGCGGTCAACATCGCCGAGGAGATCAACGGAAACTACAAGCAGCCAAGTCGCTGA